In Saccharomyces eubayanus strain FM1318 chromosome XV, whole genome shotgun sequence, a single window of DNA contains:
- the OYE2 gene encoding NADPH dehydrogenase, translating into MSFVKDFKPQALGDTNLFKPIKIGNNELLHRAVIPPLTRMRALHPGNIPNRDWAVEYYTQRAQRPGTMIITEGAFISPQAGGYDNAPGVWSEEQMVEWTKIFNAIHEKKSFVWVQLWVLGWAAFPDTLARDGLRYDSASDNVFMDAEQEAKAKKANNPQHSLTKDEIKQYIKEYVQAAKNSIAAGADGVEIHSANGYLLNQFLDPHSNTRTDEYGGSIENRARFTLEVVDALVEAIGHEKVGLRLSPYGVFNSMSGGAETGIVAQYAYVAGELEKRAKAGKRLAFVHLVEPRVTNPFLTEGEGEYEGGSNDFVYSIWKGPVIRAGNFALHPEVVREEVKDKRTLIGYGRFFISNPDLVDRLEKGLPLNKYDRDTFYQMSAHGYIDYPTYEEALKLGWDKK; encoded by the coding sequence ATGTCATTTGTAAAAGATTTTAAGCCACAAGCTTTAGGTGACACCAACCTATTCAAACCAATCAAGATCGGGAACAATGAACTTTTGCACCGTGCTGTCATTCCTCCATTGACCAGAATGAGAGCTCTTCACCCTGGTAATATCCCAAACAGGGACTGGGCAGTCGAATACTACACCCAACGTGCTCAAAGACCTGGTACCATGATTATCACTGAAGGTGCCTTCATATCCCCACAAGCCGGCGGTTACGATAACGCTCCAGGTGTTTGGTCGGAAGAACAAATGGTGGAATGGACCAAAATCTTCAACGCTAttcatgaaaagaaatcgtTCGTTTGGGTTCAGTTATGGGTTTTGGGTTGGGCTGCTTTCCCAGACACTCTTGCCAGAGATGGTTTGCGTTACGATTCAGCTTCTGACAACGTTTTCATGGATGCCGAGCAAGAAGCTAAGGCCAAGAAGGCCAACAACCCACAACACAGTCTAACCAAGGACGAAATCAAGCAATACATTAAGGAATACGTCCAGGCTGCCAAGAACTCTATTGCTGCTGGTGCCGATGGTGTTGAAATTCACAGTGCTAACGGTTACTTGTTAAACCAGTTCTTGGACCCTCATTCCAATACTAGAACCGATGAATATGGTGGATCTATTGAAAACAGAGCTCGTTTCACCTTGGAAGTTGTTGATGCTCTTGTCGAAGCCATTGGTCATGAAAAAGTTGGTTTGAGATTGTCCCCATACGGTGTTTTCAACAGTATGTCTGGTGGTGCCGAGACCGGCATTGTTGCCCAATATGCTTACGTTGCTGGTGAATTAGAAAAGAGAGCTAAAGCCGGAAAACGTTTAGCTTTTGTTCATTTGGTTGAACCTCGTGTAACTAACCCATTCTTGACTGAAGGGGAGGGTGAATACGAAGGAGGTAGCAACGATTTTGTTTACTCCATCTGGAAGGGCCCAGTCATTAGAGCTGGTAATTTTGCTCTCCACCCAGAAGTCGTTAGAGAAGAAGTTAAGGACAAGAGAACCTTGATCGGTTACGGTAGATTCTTCATTTCTAACCCGGATTTGGTTGATCGTTTGGAAAAAGGTCTACCTCTGAACAAATATGACAGAGATACTTTCTACCAGATGTCTGCTCATGGTTATATTGACTACCCCACCTATGAAGAAGCTCTCAAATTAGGCTGGGACAAAAAGTAA
- the SVP26 gene encoding Svp26p, whose product MLLELVSYAGTILGFLFLTLSIASGLYYISELVEEHTEPTRRFLTRAIYGIILLLVLLLLLDGFPFKLTLFSIASYIVYYQNLKSFPFISLTSPTFLLSCVCVILNHYFWFKYFNDTEIPPQFRYDPNYIPRRRASFAEVASFFGICVWFIPFALFVSLSAGDYVLPTTSEQHMAKKNDDAITSNQPRLRKRAVGLVRVVINSVRKYIYSVARVFGYEIDPDFDRLAV is encoded by the coding sequence ATGCTATTAGAATTAGTTTCTTATGCAGGGACCATTTTAGGGTTTCTGTTTCTAACACTTTCAATTGCATCAGGTTTATACTATATTAGTGAACTAGTCGAAGAACACACAGAACCCACAAGACGGTTTCTAACAAGGGCAATTTATGGCATAATTTTGTTACTAGTACTACTTTTGCTACTGGATGGATTCCCATTCAAACTCACACTTTTTTCTATTGCATCTTATATAGTATATTATCAAAACTTAAAAAGCTTCCCCTTTATCTCATTAACCAGCCCAACCTTCCTACTAAGTTGCGTATGCGTTATTTTAAACCATTACTTTTGGTTCAAGTATTTCAATGACACGGAAATTCCACCGCAGTTCAGATATGATCCGAACTATATACCTCGTAGGCGTGCCAGTTTTGCTGAGGTGGCCTCATTTTTTGGTATATGCGTTTGGTTCATACCATTTGCCCTATTTGTTTCCCTATCAGCTGGTGATTATGTCTTGCCAACAACCAGTGAACAGCATATGGCtaagaaaaatgatgacGCTATTACAAGTAACCAGCCAAGATTACGTAAAAGAGCCGTTGGTTTGGTCCGTGTAGTGATCAATTCGGTAAGGAAGTACATTTATTCTGTAGCTCGTGTATTTGGCTACGAGATAGATCCTGATTTTGACAGACTAGCTGTTTAA
- the RGD3 gene encoding Rgd3p produces the protein MSAEEHNDESDPGDRLEESSQVSIANETVKFLSRNRYWTRDYTTGIKLFVKHMRTQNDIVVRYIKFYSDFTDKFWKPALNDLQKLEPTNSMNKQLLEFIKESFNRISPEQIESDCKKPLQNLKNHNDGFLREAENDLSSRYSVYVKDLVRVKEALIECEKKIQMCKMKQVDTPIDDRPHTSNSDKNENSLTRIKFICEFPYALDERLKFDNSVQFMSFLQNLKEHVHLQKSVFPVPGLPNGSFQGQSVVKELKKLEPKLDLSLFNIDRIGNEFTQLGVIKEYSLSFYSNKNPQFDQDKYYYWNSEIFSNQQERNGDAVTKAKKSYGDLAESDNVSGEKPNTSSIKTSISDWIXKVSLNDNDERSVSGNKDINENDWRALKQQLQSLQDNFFSRCCQLEYSKVQLEKTIYEYCKNYSRMENEIEQSLKSSDKIFQQSCESFTKSPISLPQEDVLPCKGKDVEIRGFFLRDNGIPFRKWNTIEEKDPVRSYREISIKCEKFFCGSEINNDLTFLDTLETIKIILQQIEKEPNANKIVRSWHDDIDFVRVSNLKRDLMGKFKESKTIENTNSTITAQFLENLHTFVTNDFVGLIKLWLLELPDSIVPSNSYDTLVKTKEPLISLCGKFPTNTVRFLQEFTRHFQVLSRKSSLPPRTVCDLFIDNSDIDIPLAHHFVRRTGLQDPTDIKILSPALYTFFTNQDTVNILQELITTSASTSSTTVLQEPPKIVIKDTASTASSTPNPPLGDQNGPFIPRPFKTSSTPTTPERTKRKSGLFLPVNVNDRPPT, from the coding sequence ATGTCTGCCGAAGAACACAATGATGAAAGTGATCCCGGTGATCGTCTTGAAGAATCGAGTCAGGTCTCAATTGCTAATGAAACggtaaaatttttatcGAGAAATAGATATTGGACTAGGGATTATACAACCGGTATCAAATTGTTCGTCAAACACATGAGGACACAAAACGATATAGTGGTTAgatatattaaattttaTAGTGATTTTACTGACAAGTTTTGGAAACCAGCGTTAAATGATCTACAAAAGCTAGAGCCAACCAATTCGATGAATAAACAACTACTTGAATTCATAAAGGAAAGTTTTAATAGAATATCCCCAGAGCAAATCGAGAGTGATTGTAAGAAACCGTTACAGAACCTGAAGAATCATAACGACGGTTTTCTTCGTGAAGCCGAAAATGATTTATCATCTCGTTATTCAGTTTATGTCAAAGATTTAGTCAGGGTCAAAGAAGCGTTAATTgaatgtgaaaaaaaaattcaaatgtGTAAGATGAAGCAAGTCGACACTCCAATAGATGATCGTCCCCATACCTCTAATAGCGATAAGAACGAAAATTCTTTGACCAGAATAAAATTTATATGCGAATTCCCTTATGCTTTGGATGAGAGGTTAAAGTTCGATAATAGCGTTCAATTTATgtcatttcttcaaaacctAAAGGAGCATGTTCATTTGCAGAAAAGCGTGTTCCCTGTTCCGGGGTTACCAAATGGAAGTTTTCAAGGCCAGTCAGTGGTCAAGGAACTGAAGAAACTGGAGCCTAAATTAGACCTATCCTTATTTAATATCGATAGAATAGGCAATGAATTTACTCAACTAGGTGTAATAAAAGAGTATTCATTGAGTTTTTATTCTAATAAGAATCCTCAGTTTGATCAGGATAAATACTACTACTGGAATTCCGAAATCTTCAGCAACCAACAAGAGCGAAATGGTGACGCGGTTACGAAGGCTAAGAAGTCGTATGGTGATTTGGCAGAGTCTGATAATGTATCTGGTGAAAAGCCGAACACGTCTTCCATCAAAACATCCATATCCGATTGGATCYGCAAAGTCAGTCTCAATGACAATGATGAACGTAGTGTATCAGGAAACAAGGatataaatgaaaacgatTGGCGAGCTTTGAAACAACAATTACAATCGTTACAAGACAACTTCTTTTCCAGGTGTTGTCAATTGGAATATTCCAAAGTACAGCTAGAGAAAACTATTTATGAATACTGTAAGAACTACTCTCGAATGGAGAACGAAATTGAGCAAAGTCTAAAGTCATCGGATAAGATATTTCAACAGAGTTGTGAATCATTCACCAAATCACCGATTTCCCTCCCACAAGAAGACGTCCTACCATGTAAAGGTAAGGACGTAGAAATAAGAGGATTTTTCCTCAGGGACAATGGTATACCGTTCCGCAAGTGGAATACCATAGAGGAGAAAGACCCAGTCAGGTCCTACAGGGAAATTTCAATCAAATGCGAGAAGTTTTTCTGTGGTAGCGAGATAAACAATGATCTGACTTTTCTAGATACTTTGGAAACTATAAAGATCATATTGCAGCAGATCGAAAAAGAACCAAATGCAAACAAAATCGTACGAAGTTGGCACGACGATATAGATTTTGTAAGGGTCTCGAACCTGAAGAGAGACCTAATGGGGAAATTTAAAGAATCGAAAACCATTGAAAATACGAATTCCACCATAACAGCccaatttttggaaaacctGCATACATTTGTGACGAACGATTTTGTTGGACTCATCAAATTGTGGCTGCTCGAACTGCCCGATAGCATAGTCCCTTCAAACAGTTACGATACCTTGgtcaaaacaaaagagcCGTTGATTTCGTTGTGCGGGAAATTCCCCACGAACACAGTAAGATTCCTACAAGAGTTTACAAGGCATTTTCAAGTGCTCAGCCGCAAGTCGTCACTCCCACCACGAACCGTGTGCGATTTATTCATAGACAACAGTGACATAGACATCCCATTAGCACACCACTTTGTAAGAAGAACAGGATTACAAGACCCCACAGACATAAAGATCTTGTCGCCAGCGTTGTACACATTCTTTACCAATCAAGATACAGTAAACATATTGCAAGAACTAATCACTACCTCCGCCAGCACCAGCTCCACCACTGTCCTTCAGGAACCACCAAAGATTGTCATAAAGGACACCGCCTCAACCGCATCCTCCACGCCCAACCCACCGCTAGGAGACCAAAATGGCCCGTTCATTCCACGGCCTTTCAAGACTAGTTCCACACCGACAACCCCAGAGAGAACAAAGCGCAAGAGCGGCCTGTTTCTTCCTGTCAACGTCAACGACCGGCCTCCTACATAA
- the GND1 gene encoding phosphogluconate dehydrogenase (decarboxylating) GND1 produces the protein MSADFGLIGLAVMGQNLILNAADHGFTVCAYNRTQSKVDHFLANEAKGKSIIGATSIQDFISKLKRPRKVMLLVKAGAPVDALIKEIVPLLEKGDIIIDGGNSHFPDSNRRYEELKKHGILFVGSGVSGGEDGARYGPSLMPGGSEEAWPHIKNIFQSISAKSDGEPCCEWVGPAGAGHYVKMVHNGIEYGDMQLICEAYDIMKRLGGFTDKEISEVFTTWNKGVLDSFLIEITRDILKFDDVDGKPLVEKIMDTAGQKGTGKWTAINALDLGMPVTLIGEAVFARCLSALKNERVRASKVLPGPEVPKDAVKDRQQFVDDLEQALYASKIISYAQGFMLIREAAATYGWKLNNPAIALMWRGGCIIRSVFLAEITKAYRQEPDLENLLFNKFFADAVTKAQSGWRKSIALATTYGIPTPAFSTALTFYDGYRSERLPANLLQAQRDYFGAHTFRVLPECASENLPENKDIHINWTGHGGNVSSSTYQA, from the coding sequence atgtcTGCTGATTTCGGTTTGATTGGTTTAGCCGTCATGGGTCAAAACTTGATCTTAAATGCTGCTGATCACGGTTTCACTGTTTGTGCTTACAACAGAACTCAATCCAAGGTTGACCATTTCTTAGCTAACGAAGCCAAGGGTAAGTCTATCATTGGTGCTACTTCCATTCAAGATTTCATTTCCAAGTTGAAGAGACCTAGAAAGGTCATGCTTTTGGTTAAAGCTGGTGCTCCAGTCGACGCCTTGATCAAGGAAATTGTCCCACTTCTGGAAAAGGGCGACATCATCATCGATGGTGGTAACTCCCATTTCCCAGACTCTAACAGACGTTAcgaagaattgaagaagcaCGGTATTCTTTTCGTCGGTTCCGGTGTCTctggtggtgaagatggTGCCCGTTACGGTCCATCTTTGATGCCAGGTGGTTCTGAAGAAGCTTGGCCACACATCAAGAACATCTTCCAATCTATCTCCGCCAAGTCTGACGGTGAGCCATGTTGTGAATGGGTCGGCCCAGCCGGTGCCGGTCACTACGTCAAAATGGTCCACAACGGTATCGAGTACGGTGACATGCAATTGATTTGTGAAGCCTACGATATTATGAAGAGATTGGGTGGATTTACCGATAAGGAAATCAGTGAAGTTTTCACCACATGGAACAAGGGTGTCCTTGACTCTTTCTTGATCGAAATCACCAGAGACATCTTGAAATTCGATGATGTCGACGGTAAGCCATTGGTGGAAAAAATCATGGACACTGCCGGCCAAAAGGGTACTGGTAAGTGGACTGCCATTAACGCCTTGGACTTGGGTATGCCAGTCACTTTGATCGGTGAAGCTGTCTTTGCTCGTTGTCTATCTGCTTTGAAGAATGAAAGAGTCAGAGCTTCCAAGGTCTTGCCAGGCCCAGAAGTTCCAAAGGATGCCGTCAAGGACAGACAACAATTTGTCGACGATTTGGAACAAGCTTTGTACGCTTCCAAGATCATCTCTTACGCTCAAGGTTTCATGTTGATCCGTGAAGCCGCTGCCACATACGGCTGGAAACTAAACAACCCCGCCATCGCTTTGATGTGGAGAGGTGGTTGTATCATCAGATCCGTCTTCTTGGCTGAAATCACCAAGGCTTATAGACAAGAACCAGACCTAGAAAACTTGTTGTTCAACAAGTTCTTCGCCGATGCTGTTACCAAGGCTCAATCTGGTTGGAGAAAATCCATTGCATTGGCTACCACATACGGTATTCCAACACCAGCCTTTTCCACTGCTTTGACCTTCTACGATGGGTACAGATCTGAAAGATTACCAGCCAACTTACTACAAGCTCAACGTGATTACTTCGGTGCCCACACTTTCAGAGTCTTGCCCGAATGTGCATCCGAAAACTTGCCAGAAAACAAGGATATTCATATCAACTGGACTGGTCATGGTGGTAACGTTTCTTCCTCAACATACCAAGCTTAA
- the SSP1 gene encoding Ssp1p — MRSSGTYEDEPSQETTSSPPKQPQQKKPTKFRERMRKWLQSGKNNGYQDKKDDPKIFDRILYQQGDMTAFNNNENGAGQDITNNFFLPDEDESCPVQSSVKTFLTGNNDDNTDLQSQDHTNQNQKQTTELPRLPYQQRSPQEVPLLKDLFITNKYDDPYLNSSTKFGNITSTFPSSLSLRTVTLQTIKRRIDYISAKKKEVWKTEEKFLKDILMWLQSSNFEDPDTISLIHEIEKVFEQDILFEQNISDCLRDISNNFEYICVRETQLINEGNILKNDLKKYSKSREHKGEKHEDTEVFREKVISSQKSFDVVKRHYKHAISITTRQLFMNLAFEYYENCSDMKDVSRKYLQESLSTLQTIDTLGFSEELERIRKRRFDKFWAKANPDPTNNIQKFVNMRTGVAGFNDSLMNHLYGKLRFGVAPLEEELQNQQPELIGMQENVWNETLSEYNSVDGNPITSNKFLSAKEVESDQLVRTFSQNDEAKDNIPPIISVQQVSTPEGKKENLENNDPLILRSAKRNVNINAASLRNLAIKKSQVKPESANEESKIFAAALNDARQNLDENVWKSPI, encoded by the coding sequence ATGAGGAGTTCAGGTACATATGAGGATGAGCCATCTCAGGAAACAACTTCTTCTCCTCCAAAGCAACCGCAGCAGAAAAAGCCAACTAAATTTAGAGAAAGAATGCGGAAGTGGTTACAAAGTGGGAAAAATAATGGTTACCAGGACAAAAAAGATGATCCCAAAATATTTGACAGAATTCTTTATCAACAAGGAGATATGACTGCATTtaacaataatgaaaatgggGCAGGTCAGGATATAACaaacaacttttttttaccagatgaagatgagtCGTGCCCAGTGCAAAGTAGTGTTAAGACCTTCCTGACCGGAAATAATGACGATAATACAGACTTACAGTCTCAAGATCATACAAATCAAAACCAGAAACAGACCACCGAACTTCCAAGATTACCGTATCAGCAGAGGAGTCCACAAGAAGTACCATTGTTGAAGGACCTTTTCATCACTAACAAATATGATGATCCTTATTTAAactcttcaacaaaatttGGTAACATAACATCAACTTTCCCCAGCAGTCTATCTTTAAGGACTGTTACCTTACAAActataaaaagaagaatcgATTATATTTCagccaaaaagaaagaggtCTGGAAAACAGAGgagaagtttttgaaagacatATTGATGTGGCTACAAAGctcaaattttgaagatccTGACACGATATCGTTGATCCATGAAATTgagaaagtttttgaacaagatATACTTTTTGAACAGAATATTTCAGATTGCCTAAGAGACATTTCAAATAATTTCGAATATATTTGCGTGAGAGAAACTCAATTGATTAATGAAggaaatattttaaagaatgACCTGAAAAAATACTCAAAATCAAGAGAGCATAAAGGCGAAAAACATGAAGATACAGAGGTATTTAGAGAGAAAGTGATATCATCACAAAAATCGTTTGACGTAGTGAAGCGACACTACAAGCACGCAATATCAATAACAACAAGACAGCTATTTATGAACCTCGCTTTTGAATACTATGAGAATTGTTCCGATATGAAGGatgtttcaagaaaatacttACAAGAATCCTTGTCAACTTTACAAACCATAGACACTTTAGGATTTTcagaagaattagaaagAATCAGGAAAAGAAGGTTTGACAAATTTTGGGCCAAAGCAAATCCAGACCCGACAAATAATATTCAGAAGTTTGTTAATATGAGAACAGGTGTAGCCGGATTCAATGATTCGTTGATGAATCATTTGTATGGTAAACTACGCTTCGGAGTCGCGCCACTTGAGGAAGAACTGCAAAATCAGCAACCTGAGCTCATTGGTATGCAAGAGAATGTTTGGAACGAAACACTCTCTGAGTATAATTCAGTAGATGGTAATCCCATTACTTCAAATAAGTTCTTATCTGCTAAAGAAGTTGAGTCAGATCAGCTAGTAAGAACATTCAGTCAAAACGACGAAGCAAAGGATAATATTCCGCCAATTATAAGTGTTCAACAGGTATCAACACCtgaaggaaagaaagaaaatttagaaaacAATGACCCTTTGATATTGAGAAGcgcaaaaagaaatgtaaATATCAATGCTGCTAGTTTAAGGAACCTTGCCATCAAAAAATCTCAAGTTAAACCGGAATCTGCGAATGAAGAGAGTAAAATCTTCGCTGCAGCA